The DNA segment CAGTGTTCTCATAATGCTTAGTGAAGCATGGCAGATACCAAAACAAAGTCCTTtcaccatttaaaataaaaaacaactttCTAAACAAGAAAGGAAACCCTGTCATTTCTTTCAAGGGTGTCCTTCAAGCTTGTTTAAACATTTACAACTAATCACACGCATTTGCATTGGGAGTTACTGCTTCCTACTGAGACTATTTCAGACCTATAAAAATATCTTCAAAGAGCTAATAACCTTGATCCAGAGTCTTGTATGTCCCATGTCTCCCAAAACTTCCAGATCTAATTTCAAGGGCTCAAAATGTAAGCAAGAACTTGCATCTCAATACAGGAGAGTAGAAAATGTCTATGTATTCTACAGCATCTCAGCAAATGACAAACCAATTGGCTGAAGAAAAGGTAGTACCTGGGTACTGCTTGCCCATTAAAATGGCTTTAAATTTTCCTCTCATACTAATCTTCAGATACACCAACATGGCACGTATAAAACTAAGCACACTGATTATTTATCTGAAATAAATTTTCTTCAGAACTGTTGCTATTGAGATCTTCCTTTTCCTGGAACTGTGAATAATTTTGTTTCTGTATGAAAACAGGAGGCTGCACACCCTAGGCCAGATCCAAAGCTGGTATAAAGTGTCATAACTGgttaagtcaatggagctatgaaaATTTTACACCAAACGAGGATTCGCCCCTTAGTATAACAATCTAAGCAGTCGCCTTTCAGATTCAagtgtcaaatgaaagcttttACAATTAGTATGCATGTGGAGGACCAGTAGCACTAAGTGGTTTGCTGGCATACTGACAAGACATATGCCTAAGGGACAGAGGGGTGGGCATAGCAAGGGCTCCGTTTCTGATTCAAAGGTGTTGCCAAAGGATAGATAAATACTGGTCCTGAAGCTATCAATTTCTCCATGTATCTACTGGTGTAACCAAGTGAGCAATATTTTCCACTTTAATACTCTAACCATCCTGCAAGTAAACAGTTTCCAGGGCTAACTGAACTTAAAATGAGTATGATATACTGTATGCTGACCATGCACTTGCAAAAGGGAGGTAATGACTCCCAAAGCTAGAAACAGCCAAGAGTTTTTAGGGAACTGAAATTTGAAGTGAGAAGCAGGAACGCCAGTTTTAATgacttgtgaaaaaaaaaaaatgctctgcCAAATTCATTGAGAGAGGTAAAGGAACACACGCTCTCCTGAGCCAAAAACCAAACACCTCCTTATGTGAATTTTCAGTGATGCTCCCATGCTCTTAGACAAAGCACTGCTACACAGGTATAAGCAGGATGTAATTAAACAAACCCCGCGTATGCAGAGTGACCAGACGTCCCATTTTTAAACCCTCTTGCAGGCACTGACCTTTTATTAAAAACAGACAAATGGCCCcactttttcttcccctcccccatcagcagtggtgggttggggggggggggcgcatccCAGTGCTCGATGATGGGGGCGGGTGTGCCAGGCTGGTGATGGGGTGAATGTGCAGCAAGCAGGACACGTTGCTCCCCCGCCAGTCtgtccccacacctcctgctgcaTGCGGGCTCTCAGCTagcagggccctgccctccctgtggagtTTCTGGCTGGCATTGGTTGTGTGctggcagggcacccacagcagcCAGTTCATGTTGCCTCTgttgcccacccaccagccatttACATGCTCCTCCTTTCACTGTCTTCTCCCTGCTATGCCCctcccgtctctctctctctcacacacacacacacacacccctctactTCAGAACTATTTTAAACAGATTTACACTAATCAAAAATATTCAGTTTAAAGAGACAGAAACCTACCAAGAATAGGCACACAAAACTTAACCATTAAGCTTTTTGGCACTCAGAGagtgtttttttcttatttcatcAAAATGCAGTAAGACGAGGACTTTTGAactgtcttttttcccccctaagcAAGTTGAAGTTCATTTCAGAAGTTGTGCTCATCACAGATACCAAAGCCTCAGAGGTGGGTCCTCTCTCTAGACTGAAGACTTCTGTCAGTAAAACTTCTGAAGTTTTGTCAACGCAGCACGTGTCCAAACCGCAAATCTCTCAGAAAAGATCTGCTAGTCAGGAGTGTTCTATCAACATCCCGGGACACcttattccacaaggaagaagggatgtctcaacagaggagAGTCTTCTGACATTTGgtcccatgtggatgggccaaatgtcagaaaaacctaCCCCAATAGACCTGTCGGCAATCTAGGTATAACCTACATTTCAGCAGGTTTTCATAGACCTATTCAGATCCTATTATTTACTAAAAAGTAGGTGACTAATATTATGAAACTTGTAATCTTCTAGGAGACATGAGTAAAAGGTAGTAACTGTTTATTTTCGTATAGTTCCTAGAAGCACTCAGAATAAGCCATCCTTCAACAAGTAAACACATTTCAGTTTCTAGCTATGATACCATAAAGACAACAAGAAAACAAACATGTTAAGATGGAGCGAGATTTAAGTTTACATTCTACAGGTAAGTCTATTTTGACATAAAAAGCTAGTGAGAATGACTTCAAACTAAAGATCagagacccaaaaaaaaaaaaaaaaaaaaaaagcaaaacaaatataTTTGATGCAAAGCCCAGAAAAGTGTTTTCTGAAAGAGGTACTATAAAAAAAGGTGCTTTGCAAGTTAATGGCATTACACCAACATTTACTTTTGGAATGTTATCAgatgtatatatttatatatctgtCAATCAGAAAAATCCCAAACAGGGCAATTGCATTTCTTGAGTACATGCTCCATTAAAGATGGACTGATACACAAAACTTATCTGAGGGCCTAAGGAAAGAGCTATGCATTGCACCTCCATAGAGAAATGTTTCGGCCTCTATCGGCATTTGTATATATACAGACTGATCATCAAAGTGATTACATTTACAAACAGATTCAGTAATACTGAGTCAAAACCTGATGGAGATtatcttattttggaaaaagAGTGCCCTATATTGACTTCCTTTAAACTGATTTCTAACCAACTTAACCAAAATTTAAATAAGGCCCTTAGTTCCACAATTAAGTTTCTACATGGGAGAACTGCACCAAATAGTTTTAACAAATCACTTAAATTAAATTGGTGCAATGTCTATGCTTAGAGCTATCTGAGGCCTTGTCCAAAGTGGTACCTAAACTCCTAAAAATAAGGTAATCTGGCTAAAACAGTCGCAATCTCTGTTTCTTCAGGCTATACAAGCAGGAAATGACACAGAGGCAAGACACACATCCTATTTCTCAATCCCTCTGGCTAGCTACCAAACATTCAAAAGCTTAGAATGGATTCCAAAAGCACCAGTCCAGATGATGCCATGGGTGGGGAGGTTCGAAGTGCATGGGGTTATaaatcccccttcccctccaataGCAATACAGAGGGTGCCTTTCTGAAAATGAAGAAAGGGGCAAGAAAGCTTCATAAATATTCTTGCAAGCCATTTTCATTTTGCTGAACTTGAGATGTCACAGGGAGATTCTTGCTGTGTTGCAAAATGAGCAGCTAACATTTTCTCTGGCTTAAAGCTGCCCCCAGACTGCTTATAACTTGCTTCACAAAGTCTCACATTTCTGAGGAGAACAGGACAGGGCTAGAAAAAAGAAAAGTTCCTATTTTGGTGAGGTAAATAGATAAGATCCCCATGTAACGCATGCAGgttaatcatttttattatatAATGCTGTTTGCTACTCTAACGGGGCAGGAAAGAGCAAAATACAGTTGAGAAGAATGATGGGATGAATTGGCAACTCAATTACTTCTAGGGAAGAAAGGCTTCTGGAACAGAACAGAAAGCATCTTTTCCTCTATGGAAGTTTAAATAGCAAAAAAGGAGTTAGATGTTAGTATCTGAAAAGATTGCAAAAACATTCTCCGTAGAAATGACCATCATGCAATCATTCCTAAAATGAGGAAAAACACAAAGAAACCAcaaacatacaaaacaaaaagcagcaaagCGTGTGTTATGTTTCAGATGGCAACCTCATGCAGTGTGGGTTTGTACATACCCAGATAGGATCTCTTGGGAGGCATTTTGATTTCTTCATCTTTACTATCTGCAGCtacataagaaaaataaattgagaagagagaggaagaaaagaaaaaaaacagactaATTTGAGTCAATACAGTAGATGGTTGTTTAGTTTGTTTTATTTCAGCTAGTTAGTAAACCTTGCTGATAAGAGCATGCCAGAAGCTTTTGAGTCCATGCGATCTATCGTATTTACCCACAAGATTTCGAAGGAGGGTAAAGGGGAAGGAAATAACTGATTGTCCTCCGTGTGAGAAATGACAACTTAAAAATCAAATAATTAAGGGGAGGAGAGGATAGCATGGGAAGTGTACCATGTAACCCTCTTCAAAGCAGTGTACAAGTATTCATGAACTTTTGAGTGAAAAAAAGAAAGCTTAAACTGCTtattttattcctgtgtttaaggAAAACGTTAGGATGGAGGAGAGACTTTCAGGAAAGAATTATATAGGGgcaagtaaaaaaaataaaaacatgacaGAGCTGCCTCATGTTCAGGAGGCAGCCCGTTCCTACAACAGTTCCAATACGTTAATCTGTTTGGCCTCTCACTCTAACAGCGACACAGCAAGTCACCACTTCAAATGTGCCATATGCTGGACCAGTTGATGACTAATGTTCCTCTGTAAGCCTGAATTCCATATGAAAGCCACACACTACCCAAGACTGTTGCCAGTTCTCTTTTCATAAAGCTCTCCAAGGGATCCTGGTGTTCCAGTATGAGACGAGTTGCATACAGAAGTTACAACAGCATCCATTTGAGGAAAGACACGGTCCAAAATTGGATGACagtaagaaataaacaaacaataatgGCTAGTCTATGCTAGTTGGCTCCTCAGCACCGCACGAATACAAATAACTACAAAGCAACtgcatttgacgaagtgggtctttgcccacgaaagcttatgctcatacatttatgttagtctataaggtgccacaggaccccttgttgcctTTACAAAGCAACTGTGACTTTAGGGTTAGGTTCAGGCCTTGAGGCATCATTCCCACAGAATACATCACCCCCATAACCAACTCTCCACTGGTGGTAGGCAAGGTTAGAACATGGAGGGGTGCTTGAAGTTATCCACACAACAGGGCAAAGGCACTTAAAGCATAATTAAGATCTGAGTGTGTGGTGGGTGGAGTAACAAATCTCAGCCTTTCATTGGTCTTGGCTGTATTTAGAATGGTCCTCCTACCCTACCCAAGATTTCTCAAGAGTGACGGTCAATTTTAATGGTCTCCAACTTTGGGTGCCCACATTGAGCCATTCTAACAGGAACACAATTTGCAGAGGGTGGTTGCTGGGATATTGTCAGATCATTGGGTCCTTTAACAGCCTCAACAGGATGCCAAAGAATTGATGTaccacaaaaaaaataaaattaaaaaaaaggcaattttTAACATCTTGGTCTTGCAGGTTTGTAAAAggagaaagcttttaaaaaaaaatctcactgtaAGCCGTACTGTACTGAAGGAGACCACTACATAGCACGCTGTTGTTGCAGATACCAATTTCATCTTGGTGGCTGTAGTCTATTCTTAGCACTACAGTGGTGTCAggatacacaggttgaacctctaatccagcactctctcatccagcaacatccataatccggcatgattttagttagctggctgaccccttatcaagggtgtggccaagtttcctgtggtcccatgtagtttgtttccagacacctgtcctggctctcagtgttctgtgctgttatttagctgtaatttacccctaaaatgtcttctaaaatcCAATAAGCAGCGGAAGTGCTAGTAACGCCGACAGACaactattgacctcctgtggtctggtaaattctcctCACCAGGCcccgagggtgctggaggagagaggttcaatctgcataCAAATTAGAAGTCATGAAAAAATTCAAAGTGGATTTAAGAAAGAGACAAAAGAAGAAATGGACTTGCTGCCATTAGTGAGCATCTTTCTCACCTAACACTAGCTTTCCCAGCACAGTAtagacatttttttccatttaaaagaaTTAGCCTATTATtgggactttttttaaaaatgtttcttgaAGCCTAGATGTTAGCAAGTCTAATTGTTTTGGATTGTGTTACATGCATGTATACAACGCAAAGTAGTCTCCTCCAGCTTAGTAAATGAAGGATAATAAAATATATGCATCAGAACAAAAAAGGCAAGACCCCCTCAATAAGCAAAAGAGAAAGCAGCACAAAATGAGTTCGGCCACTTGCAACGTGAGAACAGATCTTTCCTGGAAGCTCAGAGGTCAGGGTGGGTAAGTTTTGTggtggttttggggttttttgtgggatgggaggttgtttgttttgttggaagggagaaaagaagtCTATCTAGTATCCATCCAGGGTGGAGATATTCAAGAGGAGACAGTCAGAGTCCTGAGGGAGCGAACTTTTCAGGTTGCAGATTCCCACGTAAATGAAAGTGCCAGAAATGTACACTCTTCACATTAAATGGTTTTGTGGAGACTTGGTTAACAATAAACATTAAAATGTAGCTCATGCCAGATCATCCAGCAAAACTTTCTTGAGCTCAAAAATGTTGTCCTCTAGATTTTTGAGGAACACCCTACTATTGCTTTGGAAGCTAAGAAAAAGAGTGGCTTTCTCCTGAAATAACTATTCAGAGAGGGTATTTTGGAAgactaggaaaaaaaacaaacacaaaaacaaaaacaaaaccctactACTCCTGAATAATTGAAGACTCATTGGTCAAATGTGCACCAAGATTATAAGAACAGAATACAAGGCACCCACTAAAGGAAAGACAGGGCCAGGATAGTCTCACTTTTTAATCTGAATTATTTTGTAGAGGTACAAGAAAAGACAATGGAAGGAGGAATGGGtagaaatatttaaatacaaaacCACAGCGAGATAGATCTTATTGTTATGATACTGCAATCCATAACCTAGCACTTTCCATCCAAGGATCCCAAATGTTGCTCAAAAGCATCAAAGAGAAATGTAGCTTCCCACCATCTGCATGAGATATGGGAAAAAACCTAGATATAGAAAAATGTAGCAGCCTGCCCAGGATCAGATGGAAAAACCCTGGGAGAGTCGGTTTAGGATCACAGGTCACCTGATTCCCACTTCCTGCGCTTTACCCACAAAGCTGTGCTTCTCTTGAAGGAAGTATGTGTGCACAGAATGGTAAATAGCACAAAGATTAGTTTCAAAGCAGTACATCTTTCTTATATGTTAATGTCACTTCCCATCAGTTGGAAGTTAATTGCACATAGAAAAAACACAGCAGTCACTTACCAGTGGCTCTTTTGATTAATGTTGATCACTAATTAAGCTCCTGAGCTCTGACTATCACTGCCTTAGATTAACCACCAATGATATTCTAGCCCAGACTGGACatttccacattaaaaaaagaaaaaaaaaagagccacaaGACCATAGGAAATGTTATACAATACCATATACTCAGATAAACCTTTAAGAGTTACACACCAtcacccactttttttttcaaaacagccaaCATGGTgacaggaaataaaatatgttgtGCCCAAACACAATATAACCTTGGCAATAGAAACAGAGACTAGGAAGAAAAGTACAGCAAGATACAGAAAACAACAAGCCTAAACCTTCCATTTCGCACAGAGGCTGACAGAGTAGCACAACTTCCACTCCTAAGACTTGACATAAAATATTAAAACACACCTCTTATTCTAGACTGAATTAAGAcccatttaaaataattacattttaaatatgcctatgaagaaaaatgattttaaaacagGCCTTTTGGAAAGTGCTGGGTTGGATCTTCAAGACACAATAGTTTGCACCATGTACAGAAAATGTTCAACCAATCCAATGACAAAAGACAGTTATAGAAAATAATATGAAGAGATTTTACTCTGCAAGGACCGATTACGGCTACCAACCTGAAAAGGAGCGACGTTTTATGTTCAGTTCATTTGACACACGTACTTCAGTGCATAGTTTCAGCATCAGTAACATAGTAATGATCATGATAATGCTTTGCCATAGAAGAGGGGACTCAAAGTGACGTCCAAACCTGGAaagtaacaggaaaaaaaaaaattataaacgtCTCAAGGGGATGAGCTTCATACCCAAACACCTTCAACTCTTGGGTGTCCATAACCATCACCACAAGCAACAATTTACAATGCTGCAGAGAAGAATTAAACTAACAGAGATCTAGCTCCATGTAATCAAATCATGCTCAGCTTGCACTTATAGGATGGCCCAGGATTTGATACCTGGGAATTCTGGACCTAAAAATACGAGTTTCTGTTGCCTGAGGTAAAGGACCAGATCCTCTAAGCTTGAACAAAGAGGCAGACTCACAAACTTGGTACAGCCACTAGAAGGGAGTTAAAAAAACATTCTGTTAGCAAGAGACACACGTTCCTTTCCTCTATTAAGTGAAGGCACACAAAGTAAAGAGCCCTGGCACTATATAGTAAATTCCCTAGATATAATTTCAAAAACGCATTCTATGACATCATAATCCCCCACCACTCCATTCCCCACAGAAACAAGTATCAATTTATGATGTTTAAATCTGACAGTGCCCCGTCTTTATTGCACGTCCATCTTTCCAGAAGCCTGGGAGAAGAGAACAATATTGCAACAAATCCCAAAAGTCACCTGATTCGGACTAGTTTGGACCAAGCTTAGGAAAATGAGCTCCAAAGTTGCAGGAAACAGCCACCCAGTTGTTCACAGAGACatggaaattaaacaaaaaaggtTTTCCTCCTCAGCTCCCTGACTCCCCCAACCTCCAATTTAACATGTTTGCTTACTGATGCTACCTGGGGGAAATTACTGGGCACTCCTACATGAATGCAGAAGAGGAACTTGGATAGCAGCCAATACTTAATgaagggtccatcttccaggacTGCGTTAGATTCTATCATAGGGAAGGGGACTCTTTAGTGAGGACTGGCTGCCATCCATGTTCCTCTTCTTGTAGTCGCCATAGGAGAGCTCAGTACAATACCCAACAGACACCACACCAGTAGGAAACAAAAGAagggcttttatttttttgttagGGTAGTGGGGGAAAGAAGGTCAGGAAGAGAGGAAAAGCCTTTCCCATGGAGATATGGTGCAAAATGTGTTAGATTTATTGTTGGAAGGCTCTGGCCATGTGATCATGACTCCTCTCTCAGCTCAAAGAAGCCTGCTAGGTTGTACACTTGAGAGACTCTTATTGAGTCAAAGAAACGATTTGGAACACTAAACAGTGTGCTTTCACTAGCTGTTTAATTCTGGGTCACATTTCTTACCTGACATTCCCAATACATGCACAAAATGATCACCTGAGCATCTGCTTCATCACTCCACAGACCCTGTGCTCCTATTGGTGAAGACTGGAGAGACCACTTACAGGAGCAGGATGACATTGGTTTAACCCATGTTTTACAAAAGTACAGTATACAGTGGTGAGCCATTCCTATGTATACTAGTACTGTGCAAGGTCTCCCACCTGCTGTGTCTCGCTCATAAATACTGACAAGGCTCAAGAGTTCGGATGTAATTCTTTAAACTCAATTCTCAAGATGGAATTCTGATCTAGTCAGTGAGACCCTGGGACAATTCCAAATACATTTGCTATAAAGCCCTTGCATTGTATGAAAGCTGAAGTTCTTCACTTCCACTACGGTCTTTAGAGAGATTCAAATTGTTTTGGTTATGGGTCAGATCAGCCTCAGCATGCACTGCACCCAGGTACAGGAGAAAGAAACCGGAAAGTCCCTGAGTCTGGGATGGCTGAATTATCTTAGAATTTTGTTCCCAGTGAAATGGACCATCCCAAGGGAAATGGCTAGGGATTCCACAGAGTTGGGGGCATCCATTATGACACCACAAGCCTTCACGATGTCTGCAGTGACACCAGTGATCCACGGCTCTTGCGTACCTGACTGCAGCAAGGCCGCCACCTCCTCAAGAAATGCCTTGAGCAGAGAAGGAGGCAGAACAACACTGCATCAGGCCTTACCGTGGTAGAATCAGAACTAAAAATTTGGAGGCTTGCTGAAGGGTGGAGAGATGAGGCAGCTGAGTGTACAAaacccaccctctcccccacaccaaaTGCAGAGAACCCAGGTCAGGTTTCTACTGAGTCAAAAAGACAGAGGATGGAGCAGAGTAAGGTAAAACTGCCTCTACTTCCCATTCTGTGACCCTGCTCCTTACTAGGCCAAACTCAGCAGAGGCTGCTCAATCTCTAGGTTCAGGAGAACCTGATGTTGAGAGTCCACTAGGGACAGTTTGCATTGCCCTGACCATGCCCCAGAACTCCCTGGGGTGTAGAACAAGAGGAACATCACATACAACTCTGCAACAATTTCCCAGCCGTCCTCAAGTTACTTATCCCTCTTGGCCACGATGTGGACAAGAAGTGGAGACCTGTGCTGCTACGGAATGTCTTCGCTGAGTGAGGGGTGGCTGGGCAAGAGCAGATGAGGTTCTGAACACATTACTGAGCCAGTTCCATGCTGGCATGCCAGAGGCGCTTAGAGGTGGGGCACAATAGCTCTCAGACCCAGCCACTGGGGAGCCCATATTAATTGTTTTGCTGCGACCTTAAAACTGAAGAACTAACC comes from the Carettochelys insculpta isolate YL-2023 chromosome 2, ASM3395843v1, whole genome shotgun sequence genome and includes:
- the SLC66A2 gene encoding solute carrier family 66 member 2 isoform X4, whose product is METDGLEWLVVPMHQVVSWGAAGAMVFGGVVPYIPQYRDIKRTQNAEGFSTYVCLVLLIANILRILFWFGRHFESPLLWQSIIMIITMLLMLKLCTEVRVSNELNIKRRSFSAADSKDEEIKMPPKRSYLALSCSPQKCETL